A window of Ranitomeya variabilis isolate aRanVar5 chromosome 2, aRanVar5.hap1, whole genome shotgun sequence contains these coding sequences:
- the LOC143809437 gene encoding olfactory receptor 6C1-like, producing the protein MDSRNVSITTFFIITGIPDEPLMQFLFFLLILLIYLITLGGNVTILLLVCLDHHLHTPMYFFLANLSILDISCSTIMLHKIIFSFIWGDNIVSVLECFVQIFFFLAFTCDELLILTAMSYDRYVAICNPLRYHSVMNSKLCSLLAFLCWLFGFLESTPTFMEILKLTCLKSVRMDHFFCDIMPVLKLTCSDTSFLQLYILTVGGFVTSFTPFALTFISYIFIISTILSMNSSNSRRKAFYTCSSHLTAVTCLYVSLVLQYLRPTSSINLGSNKYFSLFNAAAISILNP; encoded by the coding sequence ATGGATTCAAGAAATGTGAGCATAACGACCTTTTTCATCATTACCGGGATCCCAGATGAGCCTTTAATGCAATTTCTTTTTTTCCTCCTGATCCTGCTCATTTATCTCATCACTCTAGGAGGAAATGTAACTATCCTCCTCCTTGTGTGTCTGGATCACCACCTCCATACTCCCATGTACTTTTTCTTGGCCAACTTGTCCATCTTGGACATTAGTTGCTCCACAATAATGCttcataaaattattttttctttcataTGGGGAGATAACATTGTCTCTGTTCTTGAAtgttttgtgcagatttttttctttttagcattcACTTGTGATGAGCTATTGATTTTGACAGCTATGAGTTATGATCGCTATGTTGCTATCTGTAACCCTTTACGTTATCATTCTGTCATGAACTCTAAACTGTGTTCCCTTTTGGCCTTTTTATGTTGGCTTTTTGGTTTTCTTGAAAGTACTCCTACTTTTATGGAGATCCTTAAATTAACATGTTTGAAATCCGTGAGGATGGACCATTTCTTCTGTGACATTATGCCTGTCCTGAAGTTGACATGCAGTGACACATCTTTCCTTCAGCTCTATATTCTCACTGTAGGGGGGTTCGTTACTAGTTTTACTCCTTTTGCCCTTACATTCATCTCCTATATCTTTATAATTAGCACCATCTTGTCTATGAATTCTAGCAACAGTAGACGTAAAGCTTTCTACACATGCTCCTCGCATCTTACGGCGGTCACCTGTCTTTATGTTTCTCTTGTCTTGCAATATCTGAGGCCAACTTCATCCATCAATTTAGGTTCCAATAAATATTTCTCTTTGTTTAATGCAGCTGCCATCTCTATACTGAACCCCTGA